A part of Plasmodium sp. gorilla clade G2 genome assembly, chromosome: 8 genomic DNA contains:
- a CDS encoding acetyltransferase, putative: MNNEVVSEEDEINNKVENYTNPFVLADISDLDFEKSIGKSFECNTTISEFYNESLPKKDVYHTLFFDEKEIDIYQYRTFPKNYLNSMYNLLSTELSEPYNIFLLKTVLNDYGEIALMSICEDQCVGAVISKITTKCKNDETITFGYICMIAVHKSIRSLGLGSYLLNESIKLMQNIYGINEIHLEAEATNYPTLRFYEKNGFIRVKRKPYYYLSGVDAFKLKKIL, from the exons atgaataatgaaGTTGTATCAGAAGaggatgaaataaataataaagtgGAAAATTACACAAACCCTTTTGTTTTAGCAGATATATCGGATTTGGATTTCGAAAAAAGTATTGGGAAATCATTTGAATGTAATACTACAATTAGTGAATTTTATAATGAAAGTTTACCTAAAAAAGATGTATATCATACGTTGTTTTttgatgaaaaagaaattgatatatatcaatatagaACATTcccaaaaaattatttaaatagtATGTATAATTTGTTAAGCACAGAATTATCAGaaccatataatatttttttactcAAAACCGTTTTAAATGATTACGGTGAAATTGCATTAATG tcTATATGTGAGGATCAATGTGTTGGTGCAGTAATAAGCAAAATTACTACCAAAtgtaaaaatgatgaaacgATCACTTTtggatatatat gTATGATAGCTGTTCACAAATCTATTAGAAGTTTGGGTTTAG gctcctatttattaaatgagaGTATTAAATTAATGCAAAACATCTATGGCATAAATGAG atTCATCTTGAGGCAGAAGCAACAAATTATCCTACATTAC gattttatgaaaaaaacgGATTTATTAGAGTAAAACGGaaaccatattattatttaagtgGTGTTGATGCCTtcaaattaaagaaaatattataa
- a CDS encoding gamete release protein, putative produces MSYNGYVPPNEDTPIPDGMSILPGNKDDDVPPNVTYTVGPIINDDHFQMNLGGVVPSSWSLNQIAHYIKFAGPDDSVFAEKAKDLLREKGYQI; encoded by the coding sequence atgtcaTACAACGGTTATGTCCCACCAAATGAAGATACTCCTATACCTGACGGAATGAGCATTTTACCAGGAAATAAAGACGATGATGTTCCTCCAAATGTTACTTATACTGTTGGACCaataataaatgatgatCATTTCCAAATGAACTTAGGAGGAGTAGTTCCATCTTCTTGGTCACTTAATCAAATAGCTCATTACATTAAATTTGCAGGACCTGATGATAGTGTTTTTGCTGAAAAGGCAAAAGACCTCTTACGTGAAAAAGGatatcaaatataa